The following are encoded together in the Ralstonia insidiosa genome:
- a CDS encoding alpha-ketoacid dehydrogenase subunit beta — protein sequence MADVNLVEAVNLALAHALEHDPSVVLLGEDIGVNGGVFRATVGLQARFGTQRVLDSPLAETALAGAAIGMAAVGLKPVVEIQFSGFIYPAIDNVLNHAARLRNRTRGRLSCPMVIRAPSGGGIHAPEHHSESPEALFTHMPGLRVVVPSSPARAYGLLLAAIRDPDPVIFFEPTRLYRVFKQPVEDDGQALPLDTCFVLRDGTDVTLVSWGGALQETLAAADQLAEEGIAAEVIDVATLKPLDMDSILASVAKTGRCVIVHEAARTSGVGAEIAANIAEHGLYSLLAPVQRVTGYDVVMPLPRLEHHYLPSVERILAAVWKTLEGA from the coding sequence ATGGCTGACGTCAACCTCGTCGAGGCCGTCAACCTGGCGCTGGCGCATGCGCTGGAGCACGACCCGTCCGTTGTGCTGCTGGGCGAAGACATTGGCGTCAATGGGGGGGTGTTCCGTGCCACGGTGGGCTTGCAGGCACGCTTCGGGACGCAGCGTGTGCTCGACAGCCCGCTGGCGGAAACCGCGCTGGCCGGCGCGGCCATCGGCATGGCGGCGGTGGGTCTCAAACCGGTGGTGGAGATCCAGTTCAGCGGTTTCATCTATCCGGCCATCGACAACGTGCTCAACCATGCCGCGCGGTTGCGTAATCGCACGCGCGGACGGCTGTCGTGCCCGATGGTGATTCGCGCGCCCAGCGGCGGCGGCATCCACGCGCCTGAGCACCACTCGGAAAGCCCTGAGGCGCTGTTCACGCATATGCCGGGGTTGCGCGTGGTGGTGCCGTCGTCTCCCGCGCGGGCGTATGGGCTACTGCTGGCAGCCATTCGTGATCCGGACCCGGTGATCTTTTTTGAGCCGACGCGGCTATATCGCGTGTTCAAACAACCGGTGGAAGACGACGGTCAAGCCCTGCCACTGGATACCTGCTTTGTGCTGCGCGACGGCACCGACGTCACGCTGGTGAGCTGGGGCGGTGCCTTGCAGGAAACGCTGGCCGCTGCCGACCAGCTTGCCGAAGAGGGCATCGCCGCCGAGGTGATCGACGTGGCCACGCTCAAGCCGTTGGATATGGATTCGATCCTGGCATCCGTGGCAAAGACCGGCCGCTGCGTGATCGTGCACGAGGCCGCGCGTACGTCCGGGGTGGGCGCGGAGATTGCCGCCAACATTGCCGAGCACGGCTTGTATTCACTGCTAGCCCCCGTGCAGCGCGTGACGGGCTACGACGTGGTCATGCCGCTGCCCCGGCTCGAGCACCATTACCTGCCGAGCGTGGAACGCATTCTCGCGGCGGTCTGGAAAACGCTGGAGGGCGCCTGA
- a CDS encoding dihydrolipoamide acetyltransferase family protein, whose protein sequence is MIVFKLPDLGEGLQEAEIVEWHVKVGDAIQADQPLVSVETAKAIVEIPSPQSGRIAKLFGQPGDIVHLGAALVAFEDAGGQDADAGTVVGQMPAGQHVVHEAPAALGRGAAGASAGGVKAMPAVRALARKLDVDLSMITPSGPDGVITAADVERAAKTFADLGPPEVLRGVRRAMAQNMARAQNEVAAATVIDDADIHAWAPGTDVTIRLIRALVAGCRAVPSLNAWFDGNAGRRHVLEKIDVGIAVDLPDGLFVPVLRNVAHRDAADLRAGLDRMRADIKARKIPPEELRGNTITLSNFGMIAGKYAAPIVVPPTVAILGAGHIHEQVVAAGGAPAVHRVLPLSLTFDHRVVTGGEAARFLAAVIADLEAAA, encoded by the coding sequence ATGATCGTCTTCAAACTGCCGGACCTCGGCGAGGGGCTGCAAGAGGCGGAGATCGTGGAGTGGCACGTCAAGGTGGGCGATGCCATCCAGGCCGATCAGCCGTTGGTATCGGTGGAGACCGCCAAGGCGATCGTGGAGATTCCGTCGCCGCAATCGGGCCGCATTGCCAAGCTATTCGGCCAGCCCGGCGACATCGTGCACCTTGGTGCGGCGCTGGTCGCTTTTGAAGACGCAGGTGGACAGGACGCTGATGCCGGCACGGTGGTGGGCCAGATGCCCGCAGGGCAGCACGTGGTGCACGAAGCGCCCGCCGCGCTGGGCCGAGGCGCAGCAGGCGCTAGTGCGGGTGGCGTCAAGGCGATGCCCGCTGTCCGGGCGCTGGCGCGCAAGCTGGATGTGGACCTCTCGATGATCACGCCATCAGGGCCGGATGGCGTGATCACCGCCGCCGATGTCGAACGCGCCGCCAAGACGTTTGCCGACCTGGGCCCACCCGAAGTGCTACGCGGCGTGCGACGTGCGATGGCCCAGAACATGGCTCGCGCGCAGAACGAGGTGGCTGCTGCCACCGTGATCGACGATGCTGATATTCACGCCTGGGCGCCGGGCACGGATGTGACGATCCGCCTGATCCGCGCGCTGGTGGCCGGCTGCCGCGCCGTGCCCAGCTTGAACGCCTGGTTTGATGGCAACGCCGGGCGGCGCCACGTGCTGGAAAAAATCGACGTGGGTATCGCTGTGGATCTGCCAGACGGGCTGTTCGTGCCCGTACTGCGCAACGTCGCGCATCGGGATGCCGCCGACCTGCGTGCCGGGCTGGATCGCATGCGCGCGGACATCAAGGCGCGCAAGATTCCACCGGAAGAGTTGCGCGGCAACACGATCACGCTGTCGAACTTCGGCATGATCGCGGGCAAGTACGCCGCACCGATCGTTGTGCCACCCACGGTGGCGATTCTGGGCGCAGGGCACATCCACGAGCAGGTGGTTGCGGCCGGCGGCGCGCCTGCCGTCCACCGTGTCTTGCCGCTGAGCCTGACGTTTGACCACCGCGTCGTAACCGGCGGTGAAGCGGCAAGATTCCTGGCGGCAGTGATTGCCGATCTGGAAGCTGCTGCGTAG
- a CDS encoding amidase has translation MQNVALSSAATHSPTHQEIVQWSAIELSKRIHARDVSCVEVMEAFLAQIDRLNPTVNAVVARVDAAWAIDQARERDVLLSQGLSGGWMHGFPQAPKDLTAVSGMVTTMGSRALARNVPARDSIMAERLRRQGTVFIGKTNTPEFGLGSHTYNQVYGITRNAWDPARSAGGSSGGTAVAVALQMLPVADGSDMMGSLRNPAAWNNIYGLRPSLGRVPYGPTGDVFFQQLGTEGPMARNPQDLAWLLATQAGYDPRAPLSLQDDPAGFTRPLHRDFRQARIGWLGDFGGYLAVEPEVMAVNERALSTFRNLGCQVEAVQPFFPMDALWECWCTLRAMIVTGNLGQLYANATTRELLKPEAIWEVEQGHRRGLVDINRATTTRANWYQALLAQFAEYDFLVLPSSQIAPFPAEEHWPKTVAGRAMDTYHRWMEVVIGPTLAGVPAASLPSGFTADGLPLGLQVIAPPRADFALLQLAAAWHEAFTPAHSTSPLLR, from the coding sequence ATGCAAAACGTCGCCCTGTCCTCCGCAGCAACACATTCGCCGACGCACCAGGAGATCGTGCAGTGGAGCGCGATCGAGCTGTCCAAGCGCATCCACGCGCGTGACGTTTCCTGCGTGGAAGTCATGGAAGCCTTCCTGGCACAGATCGATCGCCTTAACCCAACGGTCAACGCCGTGGTGGCTCGTGTGGACGCCGCGTGGGCGATCGATCAGGCGCGCGAGCGCGATGTGCTGCTGTCGCAAGGTCTGTCGGGCGGCTGGATGCATGGTTTTCCGCAGGCACCCAAGGATCTGACGGCTGTCTCCGGCATGGTGACGACGATGGGCAGCCGCGCGCTGGCGCGCAACGTGCCGGCGCGCGACAGCATCATGGCTGAGCGCCTGCGCCGGCAGGGCACGGTGTTCATCGGCAAGACCAATACGCCCGAGTTCGGCCTAGGCTCGCATACCTACAACCAGGTCTACGGCATCACGCGCAACGCGTGGGACCCGGCACGATCAGCCGGTGGCAGCAGCGGGGGTACGGCCGTCGCGGTCGCGCTGCAGATGCTGCCGGTGGCAGACGGCAGCGACATGATGGGCTCGCTGCGCAATCCCGCCGCGTGGAACAACATCTACGGCCTGCGCCCCAGCCTTGGCCGTGTGCCCTATGGCCCCACCGGCGACGTGTTCTTTCAGCAGTTGGGCACTGAAGGCCCGATGGCGCGTAACCCGCAAGACCTTGCCTGGCTGCTCGCCACCCAGGCGGGCTACGACCCGCGTGCACCGCTGTCGTTGCAAGACGATCCTGCCGGCTTCACACGCCCGCTGCATCGCGATTTCCGGCAGGCGCGCATTGGCTGGCTGGGCGACTTTGGCGGCTATCTGGCCGTTGAGCCGGAGGTGATGGCTGTCAACGAGCGCGCGCTGAGCACCTTCCGCAACCTGGGCTGCCAGGTTGAAGCGGTGCAGCCGTTCTTCCCGATGGATGCGCTGTGGGAATGCTGGTGCACGCTGCGCGCCATGATCGTGACCGGCAACCTTGGCCAGCTATACGCCAACGCAACCACGCGGGAGTTGCTCAAGCCCGAAGCGATCTGGGAAGTGGAGCAAGGCCATCGCCGTGGGTTGGTTGACATCAACCGCGCCACCACCACCCGCGCGAACTGGTATCAGGCGTTGCTGGCACAGTTTGCCGAGTACGACTTCCTGGTCCTGCCAAGCAGCCAGATCGCGCCGTTCCCGGCTGAGGAACATTGGCCCAAGACGGTTGCCGGTCGCGCGATGGATACGTATCACCGCTGGATGGAAGTCGTCATCGGCCCGACCCTCGCTGGTGTTCCAGCGGCAAGTTTGCCGTCGGGCTTCACAGCCGATGGTCTTCCGCTGGGTCTGCAGGTGATTGCGCCACCGCGCGCTGACTTTGCCTTGCTGCAGCTTGCTGCCGCATGGCACGAGGCATTTACGCCGGCGCACAGCACATCGCCCTTGCTGCGCTGA
- a CDS encoding M20 aminoacylase family protein: MTKAPTLTPFQLLPHLLPPIHIDAETFVNIRRQIHAQPELGFEVGGTSMLVADLLKSWGYEVHTGIGKSGVVGQLKLGNGTRKLGIRADMDALPIIEATGLPYASRNHGKMHACGHDGHTAILLAAAKALADSRNFDGTLNLIFQPDEENLCGALAMIEDGLFERFPCDAVFALHNMPGVAAGSFRVLPGPVSLSSDVADVTIKGVGGHGAMPHRASDPIVASAAIITALQTVVARNVAPDDTAVVSVGFIRGGMTHNVIPESVTIGVNVRAARPETRAMVEKRIREIVSLTAQAHGVEAQIDYRQLTPPMVNTLAETQFAQQVCTELVGAENVVTQAPKGLNGSEDFAWMLNQVPGCYLILGNGEGEFGGCMVHNPGYDFNDQVLPLGAACWVRLAQTYLTA, encoded by the coding sequence ATGACCAAAGCGCCTACGCTCACGCCCTTCCAACTGCTGCCGCATCTGCTGCCCCCCATCCATATCGACGCAGAAACCTTCGTCAACATCCGCCGCCAGATCCACGCCCAGCCCGAACTGGGTTTCGAGGTGGGCGGCACGAGCATGCTGGTGGCCGATCTGCTGAAAAGCTGGGGCTACGAGGTGCACACCGGCATCGGTAAAAGCGGCGTGGTGGGCCAGTTGAAGCTCGGTAATGGCACTCGCAAGCTCGGCATCCGTGCCGACATGGATGCACTGCCCATCATCGAAGCCACCGGCCTGCCCTATGCCAGCCGCAACCACGGCAAGATGCACGCCTGCGGCCATGACGGGCACACCGCCATCCTGCTGGCGGCAGCCAAGGCACTGGCCGACAGCCGCAACTTTGATGGCACGCTCAACCTGATCTTCCAGCCCGATGAGGAAAACCTGTGCGGCGCACTCGCCATGATCGAAGACGGATTGTTCGAGCGCTTTCCGTGCGATGCCGTGTTCGCGCTGCACAACATGCCGGGCGTGGCGGCGGGCAGCTTCCGCGTCTTGCCGGGGCCGGTCAGTCTGTCTTCCGATGTGGCGGACGTCACCATCAAGGGCGTGGGCGGACACGGCGCGATGCCGCATCGTGCGAGCGATCCAATCGTGGCGTCTGCGGCCATCATCACGGCGCTGCAGACCGTGGTGGCACGCAATGTGGCGCCGGATGACACCGCTGTGGTGTCGGTCGGTTTCATTCGTGGCGGCATGACGCACAACGTGATTCCCGAATCGGTGACGATCGGCGTCAACGTGCGCGCAGCGCGGCCGGAAACGCGCGCCATGGTAGAGAAGCGCATTCGTGAGATCGTCAGCCTGACCGCGCAAGCGCATGGCGTGGAAGCACAGATCGACTACCGTCAGCTCACGCCGCCGATGGTCAATACCTTGGCAGAAACCCAGTTTGCGCAACAGGTTTGCACTGAACTGGTCGGCGCGGAGAACGTCGTCACACAGGCGCCCAAGGGACTCAACGGCAGCGAAGACTTCGCCTGGATGCTCAATCAGGTGCCCGGCTGCTACCTGATTCTTGGCAACGGCGAAGGCGAGTTTGGCGGCTGCATGGTCCACAACCCCGGTTACGATTTCAACGATCAGGTGTTGCCGCTGGGCGCAGCCTGCTGGGTGCGGCTGGCGCAAACCTACCTGACCGCCTAA
- a CDS encoding MFS transporter has product MNDATLQPALPASAIAAPKPTSQARLIAACSIGNALEMYDFTVYSFFALMIGKLFFPSDSAYGSLLLAVATFGIGFVMRPLGGFVIGNYADRRGRKAAMTLTIGLMVIGTLCLAVAPTYATAGLFGPLVILAGRLLQGFSLGGEIGASTAMLMESGGIKGRGFRVSWQLGSQGIAALCGALTAAILYGSLSPEALQSWGWRVPFFLGLLIAPVGLYIRSHLDETHTAETHAPSPLGMLFREHGGLVVKGVLTIIGGTVGTYLVIYFMPTYMIRELHLPASLSLLAGCVTGLTSFGASLLSGWLADRLPRRKPLVVGATLVTVVLLYPAFWLMTHYPSVPLVLALSALLTGTLYLGTTPMLLMMMELLPIKVRASGLSVIYAIGVTVFGGSCQFVVTWLLARTGNPLSPAFYMMACSAITLLTVLSLREARESH; this is encoded by the coding sequence ATGAACGACGCCACCCTGCAGCCGGCCTTGCCCGCCTCGGCCATTGCTGCACCTAAGCCCACCAGCCAGGCGCGGTTGATTGCTGCATGCTCGATCGGCAATGCGCTGGAGATGTACGACTTCACGGTCTACAGCTTCTTCGCGTTGATGATCGGCAAGCTGTTCTTCCCGTCGGATAGCGCCTATGGCTCGCTGCTGCTGGCGGTGGCGACGTTCGGCATCGGCTTTGTGATGCGGCCGCTGGGCGGCTTCGTGATCGGCAACTATGCTGACCGCCGCGGGCGCAAGGCCGCCATGACATTGACGATCGGTCTGATGGTGATCGGCACGCTGTGCCTGGCAGTCGCGCCGACGTACGCCACCGCAGGCCTGTTTGGCCCGCTGGTGATTCTGGCGGGGCGTCTGCTGCAAGGCTTTTCGCTGGGCGGTGAGATTGGTGCATCGACCGCCATGCTGATGGAGTCCGGCGGTATCAAGGGGCGTGGTTTTCGCGTGAGCTGGCAGTTGGGTAGCCAGGGCATCGCTGCCCTGTGTGGCGCGCTCACCGCCGCCATTCTGTACGGCAGCCTGTCGCCGGAAGCGCTGCAGAGCTGGGGTTGGCGCGTGCCGTTTTTCCTGGGCCTGCTGATTGCGCCTGTCGGTCTCTATATCCGATCCCACCTGGACGAAACCCATACGGCCGAAACGCACGCGCCTAGCCCGCTCGGCATGCTGTTCCGCGAGCACGGCGGGCTGGTGGTCAAGGGCGTTCTCACTATCATCGGTGGCACGGTGGGCACGTATCTGGTGATCTATTTCATGCCGACCTACATGATCCGCGAGCTGCATCTGCCGGCGTCGCTGTCGTTGCTCGCGGGTTGCGTGACCGGGCTGACCAGCTTTGGCGCTTCGCTGCTTTCCGGCTGGCTGGCAGACCGTCTGCCGCGCCGCAAGCCGCTGGTGGTGGGCGCAACGCTGGTCACTGTGGTGCTGCTCTATCCAGCCTTCTGGCTGATGACGCACTACCCGAGCGTGCCGCTGGTGCTGGCGCTCTCGGCGCTGCTGACCGGCACCCTGTACCTGGGCACCACGCCGATGCTACTCATGATGATGGAGTTGCTGCCCATCAAGGTGCGCGCCAGCGGCTTGTCGGTCATCTACGCCATTGGCGTGACGGTGTTTGGCGGCTCGTGCCAGTTTGTTGTGACCTGGCTGCTGGCTCGCACCGGCAATCCGCTCTCCCCTGCTTTCTACATGATGGCGTGCAGCGCCATCACGCTATTGACCGTGCTGAGCCTGCGCGAAGCGCGCGAGTCTCACTAA
- a CDS encoding LysR family transcriptional regulator, protein MKLHQLRILLAVAQHGSIHEASRGLHISQPALSKAIAELERELGVTLLSRSVRGVSLTAYGVAVVKRASVVEQELRHALEDIESIRGHAEAELNIGFTAVASSGPLPDAMAAFRTRFPNVALRGVEQRSQQILEGLREGRLDLGLISTNSGPGTSSFQWEPLFSVPMRLAVRPGHPLRKTRKLRSLLDADWLVLDPLDDPGSPMASLMRLHRLEIPRRIVQSGSNLLGLQLATKTDLVSMWSDFVFANSLGPLRTIPGALEILPMEDELPDFSVYMVYRSADLMTHACAEFSKEIRHAAQRYRHR, encoded by the coding sequence GTGAAGCTGCACCAGTTGCGCATCCTGCTGGCGGTCGCCCAGCACGGCAGCATCCACGAGGCCTCGCGCGGCCTGCATATCTCTCAGCCGGCGTTATCCAAGGCGATTGCCGAATTGGAGCGGGAGCTTGGCGTCACGCTGCTGTCGCGCTCGGTGCGCGGCGTGAGCCTGACGGCGTACGGGGTGGCGGTGGTCAAGCGCGCCAGCGTGGTCGAGCAGGAACTGCGTCACGCGCTGGAAGATATCGAATCCATTCGCGGCCATGCAGAGGCCGAACTCAACATCGGCTTTACCGCCGTAGCCTCCAGCGGGCCATTGCCGGATGCCATGGCGGCATTCCGCACGCGCTTTCCCAACGTGGCGTTGCGCGGTGTCGAGCAGCGCTCGCAGCAGATTCTGGAAGGGCTGCGCGAAGGGCGGCTCGATCTGGGGCTGATCTCCACCAACAGCGGGCCCGGCACGAGCAGCTTTCAGTGGGAGCCGTTGTTCTCCGTGCCGATGCGCCTGGCGGTGCGACCCGGCCATCCGCTGCGGAAGACGCGCAAGCTGCGCTCACTCCTGGATGCGGATTGGCTGGTGCTCGATCCCCTCGATGACCCTGGTAGCCCGATGGCGAGCCTGATGCGGCTACACCGGTTGGAGATTCCGCGCCGGATCGTGCAGAGCGGCTCCAACCTGCTCGGCCTGCAATTGGCCACGAAGACAGACCTGGTGAGCATGTGGTCGGATTTCGTCTTCGCCAACTCGCTGGGGCCGCTGCGCACGATTCCGGGCGCGCTGGAGATCCTGCCGATGGAAGACGAACTGCCGGACTTCAGCGTCTACATGGTCTATCGATCGGCCGATCTGATGACGCATGCCTGTGCCGAGTTCAGCAAGGAGATTCGGCATGCTGCGCAACGGTACCGGCACCGCTGA